From a single Rhodococcus jostii RHA1 genomic region:
- a CDS encoding helix-turn-helix domain-containing protein, with translation MPNARQLREELEMTQPEAAARAGVSVATWRRWEDDPASVSSATRTKCEKVIDRESAAKERAKQISHKYEQTWNDSVTLTPRQAYALTVILHGWADTDLTMWIDGDLDCPLHDVGPFAGIDRRAMFYVDGNKAWAAKALERCRAVAKEIESGTLPFNRPGCFFDELLMAAALHEAPHIMDQLPELFEGITPRPFRDFTDDDDVDDFYMVDEEWDAVSDRFDDLCRWDEWEVPLYADHDLLPAILAERNPFNWFDRAEGTGAGYLQKLSGLVVDDTEESHIDVDESA, from the coding sequence ATGCCGAACGCTCGCCAGTTACGTGAAGAGCTCGAAATGACGCAACCGGAAGCTGCAGCAAGGGCTGGCGTTAGCGTTGCAACGTGGCGACGCTGGGAGGACGACCCCGCGTCGGTAAGCAGTGCCACTCGCACGAAATGCGAGAAGGTGATCGATCGCGAGTCCGCCGCCAAGGAACGAGCCAAGCAGATCTCTCACAAATATGAACAGACCTGGAATGACTCCGTCACCTTGACACCGCGACAGGCCTACGCATTGACGGTCATACTGCACGGATGGGCCGACACCGACCTGACGATGTGGATCGACGGTGACCTCGATTGCCCTCTGCACGATGTTGGCCCCTTCGCCGGGATCGACCGTCGTGCGATGTTCTACGTCGACGGGAACAAGGCATGGGCAGCAAAGGCACTGGAACGCTGCCGAGCAGTTGCAAAAGAGATCGAAAGTGGCACACTTCCGTTCAACCGGCCAGGGTGTTTCTTCGACGAGCTCCTGATGGCAGCAGCTCTCCACGAAGCACCGCACATCATGGACCAACTACCGGAACTGTTCGAGGGGATCACGCCTCGACCGTTCCGCGACTTCACAGACGATGACGATGTCGATGACTTCTACATGGTTGACGAGGAGTGGGATGCGGTCAGCGACCGCTTCGACGATTTGTGTCGATGGGACGAATGGGAGGTGCCCCTCTACGCGGACCATGACTTACTCCCGGCCATCCTCGCCGAACGCAACCCGTTCAACTGGTTCGACCGCGCGGAGGGAACCGGCGCCGGCTACCTCCAGAAACTGTCGGGCTTGGTTGTCGATGACACGGAGGAAAGTCACATCGACGTAGACGAGAGTGCGTAA
- a CDS encoding Wadjet anti-phage system protein JetD domain-containing protein has product MKDPAAVITDLTKALTKHWAAWVVDEPTGWPRTYPIGTPARGDLETNYATTHRPVMQAWDRWGAQHVHLSCSLRYARRRVGRLLLNIPTHLDIYDLDTAAALAAEDWSITIARARHRRQILSDTLDLDLQPRLLQQTVALADTDFTLLCRTVDWFHHHDATGLTTRQVPIPGLDAKWLDKHTALVLALLDRDSLDLIDRPQRIDLTYLDQNWRARGNRMRDSLATDDTNATVAYPPDIIIITENKDSALFFPTLPRGIAVEGGGWAITHRITRHTWFQQCPRIVYWGDIDAHGYEILNKLRTEHSAVDSILMGPQTYDEYHQFGVRTDRRGNPISAQRKPLPNLTDSERVVYNRITDSEHSGPLRIEQERIPLQLAEQVVRSRTPRQPPD; this is encoded by the coding sequence ATGAAAGACCCTGCCGCCGTCATCACCGACCTCACCAAGGCGCTCACCAAGCACTGGGCGGCCTGGGTTGTCGACGAGCCAACAGGATGGCCACGCACCTACCCGATCGGCACACCCGCCCGCGGCGACCTCGAGACCAACTACGCCACCACCCACCGGCCGGTCATGCAGGCCTGGGACCGGTGGGGTGCTCAGCACGTCCACCTCTCGTGCAGTCTCCGCTACGCGCGCCGCCGTGTGGGCCGGCTTCTCCTGAACATCCCCACACATCTCGACATCTACGACCTCGACACGGCCGCCGCTCTCGCCGCCGAAGACTGGTCCATCACGATCGCCCGCGCCCGCCATCGCCGCCAAATCCTGTCCGACACCCTCGACTTGGACCTACAGCCACGCCTTCTTCAACAGACAGTTGCCCTCGCCGACACCGACTTCACGCTGCTCTGTCGCACCGTCGACTGGTTCCACCACCACGACGCGACCGGCCTCACCACCCGGCAGGTCCCGATCCCCGGTCTAGACGCAAAGTGGCTCGACAAGCACACCGCGCTGGTCCTGGCCCTCCTGGACCGGGACAGCCTCGACCTGATCGACCGGCCCCAGCGCATCGACCTGACCTATTTGGACCAGAACTGGCGTGCTCGCGGAAACCGGATGCGCGACAGCCTCGCCACCGACGACACCAACGCCACCGTCGCCTACCCACCCGACATCATCATCATCACCGAAAACAAGGACAGCGCACTGTTCTTCCCTACCCTCCCGCGAGGGATCGCCGTCGAGGGCGGCGGATGGGCGATCACCCACCGCATCACCCGCCACACCTGGTTCCAGCAATGCCCACGGATCGTCTACTGGGGAGACATCGACGCCCACGGCTACGAAATCCTCAACAAACTCCGCACCGAACACAGCGCGGTCGATTCGATACTCATGGGCCCACAAACGTACGACGAATACCACCAATTCGGTGTGCGCACTGATCGGCGCGGAAACCCGATCTCCGCTCAGCGTAAGCCACTTCCGAATCTCACCGATTCGGAAAGAGTTGTCTACAACCGCATCACCGACTCAGAACATTCCGGGCCGCTACGAATCGAGCAAGAACGCATTCCACTCCAACTTGCAGAGCAAGTCGTCCGATCCCGCACGCCTCGCCAACCCCCTGACTAG
- a CDS encoding ATP-binding protein, whose amino-acid sequence MTSTETGTLFPDTGSPQWRIESMHLLNWGGYDGYHRIDFSPGSTMISGPSGVGKSTLMDAYTALMMPSNVPFNGASNAGQGRARGGNQRNVVSYVRGKTDSVQNSSGELTDRRLRGIDARGLPCNAAAVVAVTFRHDTGAYFTAARLFFVRASISSDGELGNPLRLTIDGTVDVERLYDLFVEGLGQQGYQRKLEATFVGSKVHDTYTKFLTVAQSTLSIGRKGEGDKALALLARIQAGQQEATIDDLYKKLVFEQPSTFDTAKQALDHFSELSNSYETMQRAYDQVEVLSDIQERHDRYQRAMANASDIVALRHKDSGDTPWVLWQSSVGDAEYGAALNAAEQDLEEAEDACRRTATAFDAADRKVDELKNAIRTEGGERLDHITAELKGWSETLEQRARKEAQFHARIAHLDDVVAPANAREMSSLQLRARAFMDGHTEQLEAVTAAAREADARHADAQRAHKSVSDELDDLRTRPDSKIPAYLHQRRTELAELCGITDPRRDLPFIGELIDLHADDERWRTAAEAEMGGIGRHILYNENIRAQFVRNADRLSKGVRLRSEAVPFNASAPTSIPDPSTLAGKVQYKPGPFIGWLEGFINTTFTHECVDTADALLIDDGRKRITAHGQTRQGRSGAHGAPLPKDYVLGFSNAERIAELETEVERLTDEVHAAHQRAEQLHSQRSTMVEHRVTWEAVLDLNWTEIDTGSARAAIDALEQERDAILAASDRIAELKRQQKQAEEDRDTASEAKAVARTQRKDLNASIAALEPLAERYASTHAALVITGSVTVTDAQQSLLDKMLGLSYTGDAHTLQEAFGKVFDSITDRLADATDETFNARRALEDMFKRFKAEWDNYEWGTDIASYPNYYNHYRRLVDSDVIRHRDDFLGEVNKWTGMELGLLSSEFETERRRIIDRLHDVNAILERIPFGRDGDRLRIDPAERETPTSRHFWSSLQQFIETSSSATPMTLDVAKARYHTITQFIRQIMPADQLPRGESSQREEILDVRRHISIKAQKVDPADPGNIKGTYAEFDAKSGGEMQEMVAFIVGAALRYQLGDEQNSRPTFAPIILDEAFIKADSQFASRAVQAWITLGFQLIAGSVVDKVSAISRKVDRVILINKDTEGYSTASAFIADAPVPTS is encoded by the coding sequence CGCGGTAAGACCGACAGTGTGCAAAACTCCAGCGGCGAACTCACCGACCGCCGGCTTCGGGGAATCGATGCCCGGGGCCTGCCCTGCAACGCCGCGGCAGTTGTGGCGGTCACCTTCCGCCACGACACCGGCGCATACTTCACCGCCGCCAGGCTCTTCTTCGTTCGAGCATCGATCAGTTCCGACGGCGAGTTGGGAAACCCGTTGCGCCTCACCATTGACGGGACCGTCGACGTCGAGCGACTCTACGACCTGTTCGTCGAGGGTCTCGGGCAGCAGGGCTACCAGCGGAAGCTGGAAGCCACTTTCGTTGGGTCGAAGGTGCACGACACCTACACCAAGTTCCTCACCGTCGCCCAGAGCACCCTCAGCATCGGTAGGAAGGGCGAGGGCGATAAGGCGCTGGCCCTCTTGGCCCGCATCCAGGCCGGGCAGCAAGAAGCCACGATTGATGACCTATACAAGAAGCTGGTCTTCGAGCAGCCCTCCACGTTTGATACGGCCAAGCAGGCACTCGATCACTTCTCGGAGCTGTCCAACAGTTACGAGACGATGCAGCGCGCGTACGACCAGGTAGAGGTGCTCTCCGACATTCAGGAGCGCCACGACCGGTACCAGCGCGCGATGGCCAACGCCTCCGACATCGTTGCTCTGCGGCACAAGGATTCGGGGGACACTCCGTGGGTGCTGTGGCAGAGCAGCGTCGGTGACGCCGAGTACGGGGCCGCCCTGAACGCGGCCGAACAGGACCTCGAGGAGGCCGAAGACGCCTGCCGACGGACCGCAACAGCATTTGACGCGGCAGACCGTAAGGTCGACGAGCTGAAGAACGCAATCCGCACCGAGGGCGGGGAACGTCTCGACCACATCACAGCGGAACTCAAGGGCTGGAGCGAGACACTCGAGCAGCGGGCGCGCAAGGAAGCCCAGTTCCATGCCCGCATCGCCCATCTCGACGACGTCGTAGCTCCGGCCAACGCGAGAGAGATGTCATCGCTACAGCTCCGAGCGCGCGCTTTCATGGACGGACACACAGAACAACTGGAGGCTGTCACCGCGGCAGCTCGCGAGGCCGACGCCCGTCACGCCGACGCACAGCGCGCACACAAATCCGTGTCCGACGAATTGGACGATCTCCGTACCCGTCCGGACTCGAAAATTCCCGCCTACCTCCACCAACGGCGCACCGAGTTGGCCGAGTTGTGCGGTATCACCGATCCGCGCCGCGATCTTCCGTTCATCGGAGAACTGATCGATCTGCACGCCGACGACGAACGCTGGCGCACCGCTGCCGAAGCCGAGATGGGCGGCATCGGCCGCCACATCCTCTACAACGAGAACATCCGGGCACAGTTCGTCCGGAACGCCGACCGCCTCTCCAAGGGCGTGCGGTTACGGTCAGAAGCGGTCCCCTTCAACGCGTCCGCCCCGACATCGATCCCCGATCCCTCCACCCTCGCGGGGAAGGTCCAGTACAAGCCCGGCCCCTTCATCGGTTGGCTCGAAGGATTCATCAACACCACGTTCACCCATGAATGCGTCGACACTGCCGACGCGCTGCTCATCGACGACGGGCGCAAACGTATCACCGCCCACGGGCAGACCCGGCAAGGACGGTCCGGTGCCCACGGTGCGCCGCTACCCAAGGACTACGTCCTCGGATTCAGCAACGCCGAACGCATCGCCGAACTGGAAACGGAGGTCGAACGCCTCACCGACGAGGTACACGCAGCCCACCAACGGGCGGAACAGCTGCACAGTCAGCGCTCGACGATGGTCGAGCACCGCGTCACATGGGAAGCGGTGCTCGATTTGAACTGGACCGAGATCGACACCGGATCCGCCCGCGCCGCCATCGACGCGTTGGAGCAGGAACGCGACGCAATCCTGGCTGCCAGCGACAGAATCGCCGAATTGAAACGACAGCAGAAACAGGCAGAGGAGGACCGCGACACCGCCAGCGAGGCCAAAGCCGTGGCACGCACCCAGCGCAAGGACCTCAATGCCTCCATCGCCGCCCTCGAGCCGCTGGCCGAACGCTACGCCAGCACCCACGCCGCACTGGTGATCACGGGTTCGGTCACCGTGACCGACGCGCAGCAAAGTCTGCTCGACAAAATGCTGGGACTGTCCTACACCGGCGACGCCCACACCCTGCAGGAAGCGTTCGGGAAGGTCTTTGACAGCATCACCGACAGGTTGGCCGACGCCACTGACGAAACCTTTAATGCACGACGAGCACTGGAGGACATGTTCAAACGGTTCAAAGCGGAATGGGACAACTACGAGTGGGGCACCGACATCGCGTCCTACCCGAACTACTACAACCACTACCGCCGACTCGTCGACTCCGACGTCATCCGTCATCGAGACGACTTCCTCGGGGAGGTCAACAAGTGGACCGGAATGGAGTTGGGGTTGCTCAGTAGCGAGTTCGAGACCGAGAGGCGGCGCATCATCGACCGGCTGCACGACGTGAACGCGATCTTGGAAAGAATCCCGTTCGGCCGCGACGGCGACCGCCTCCGCATCGACCCCGCCGAACGCGAAACCCCGACGTCGCGCCACTTCTGGTCCAGCCTGCAGCAATTCATCGAAACATCCAGCAGCGCAACACCCATGACACTCGACGTGGCCAAGGCGCGTTATCACACCATTACCCAGTTCATCCGGCAGATCATGCCTGCCGACCAACTACCTCGCGGCGAGTCCTCCCAGCGAGAGGAAATCCTCGATGTGCGCCGCCACATCAGCATCAAGGCCCAGAAAGTCGACCCCGCCGACCCCGGCAACATCAAGGGCACCTACGCCGAATTCGACGCCAAGTCCGGTGGCGAGATGCAGGAGATGGTGGCGTTCATCGTCGGTGCGGCGCTGCGATACCAGCTCGGAGACGAACAGAACTCCCGCCCGACCTTCGCCCCGATCATCCTCGACGAGGCATTCATCAAGGCCGACTCCCAGTTCGCCTCTCGGGCCGTGCAGGCCTGGATCACCCTGGGGTTCCAGCTCATTGCCGGATCGGTTGTCGACAAGGTCTCCGCGATCTCCCGCAAGGTCGATCGGGTCATCCTCATCAACAAGGACACGGAAGGCTACTCCACGGCATCAGCATTCATCGCAGACGCACCGGTGCCGACATCATGA